Proteins encoded within one genomic window of Rhododendron vialii isolate Sample 1 chromosome 1a, ASM3025357v1:
- the LOC131316695 gene encoding L-type lectin-domain containing receptor kinase SIT2-like: protein MTSTPASVFFLILLVFCLNPLAMAEDENQFVYNGFDGANLHLDGAKIHSNGLLQLTNTSKQQIGRAFYQLPIRFDTSSSRLGQDLSFSTHFVFAIVPEITNLSCCGMAFAISPSTDFTGALGNQYFGLLNTSSNGLPSNHLLAIELDTLTNPEFNDTNDNHVGIDINSLVSNVSATVMYYSNRERINRSLQLVSGSPMHVWIDYDGFENVLNVTLAPIRSPKPDQSLLSTHINLSSILLDSMYVGFSAATGLVTGNHYILGWSFNKSGKAQGLEISKLPSLPRQRKTGLGISGLGITVSVTIVVIGLTITIAGTFYVLRRKKYQEVREDWEREYGPHRFSYKDLFKATRGFIDEELLGAGGFGKVYRGVLKSSKEQVAIKKVSHDSKQGLREFVAEIVSMGRLRHRNLVQLLGYSRRKGELLLVYDYMPNGSLDKLLFSNEKPVLNWEQRYRIIRGVASALLYLHEEWDQVVLHRDVKASNVLLDADLNGRLGDFGLAKLYDHGENPETTHVVGTVGYLAPELTRTGKATTSTDVFAFGAFILEVACGRRPIQLLQSPEKVVLVDWVFEKWKEGAILVTSDPRLGGDYLEEEMELVLKLGLLCSKFNAMTRPSMRQVMQYLNGDALLPELIHDSTGIGTIGLGNEASSEFVMSFPTSTVKSSTDSLSATESILNSGR, encoded by the coding sequence ATGACTTCCACACCAGCATCAGTTTTTTTTCTGATCCTCCTGGTTTTTTGCTTGAATCCCCTAGCCATGGCTGAAGATGAAAACCAGTTCGTGTACAATGGCTTCGATGGAGCCAATCTTCACCTTGATGGAGCGAAAATCCATTCCAATGGTCTTTTGCAGCTAACCAACACTTCAAAGCAACAAATCGGTCGTGCTTTCTACCAGCTTCCAATAAGATTTGACACATCTTCGTCCAGGTTAGGCCAAGATCTTTCATTTTCCACCCATTTTGTGTTTGCGATTGTTCCTGAGATAACAAATCTCAGTTGTTGTGGAATGGCCTTTGCGATCTCCCCATCTACGGACTTCACCGGAGCCCTAGGAAACCAGTATTTTGGGCTCCTCAACACTTCTAGCAATGGGCTCCCTTCCAACCATCTATTGGCAATTGAGCTTGATACCCTTACAAATCCTGAATTCAATGATACAAACGATAACCATGTTGGAATTGATATTAACAGCTTAGTATCAAATGTATCTGCTACCGTCATGTATTACTCCAATAGGGAACGAATAAATCGGAGCTTGCAGCTTGTAAGTGGGAGTCCAATGCACGTTTGGATAGATTATGATGGGTTTGAGAATGTACTCAATGTTACACTAGCTCCTATTAGAAGCCCAAAACCAGATCAGTCTCTTCTGTCAACACACATCAATCTTTCTTCAATTCTGTTGGATTCCATGTATGTTGGTTTCTCCGCTGCTACGGGATTAGTTACAGGGAACCACTATATTCTTGGTTGGAGTTTCAATAAAAGTGGGAAAGCACAGGGccttgaaatttcaaagctTCCTTCACTTCCTCGTCAAAGAAAAACTGGTCTAGGAATTTCAGGTCTAGGAATTACAGTGTCAGTGACAATAGTAGTCATTGGGCTGACTATCACAATTGCAGGGACATTTTACGTGTTGAGGAGGAAAAAGTATCAAGAAGTACGTGAAGATTGGGAGAGGGAATATGGCCCTCATAGGTTTTCCTATAAGGATCTCTTCAAAGCTACTAGAGGTTTCATAGACGAAGAGCTTCTTGGAGCAGGAGGTTTTGGAAAGGTTTATAGAGGAGTACTTAAATCTTCAAAGGAACAAGTTGCAATCAAGAAAGTCTCCCATGATTCAAAACAAGGGCTGAGGGAGTTCGTGGCTGAAATTGTTAGCATGGGAAGGCTAAGGCACAGGAACTTGGTGCAGCTCCTTGGCTATAGCAGGCGGAAGGGAGAGCTGCTCTTGGTCTATGATTATATGCCAAACGGAAGCCTTGACAAGCTCTTATTTAGCAATGAAAAGCCCGTCCTCAACTGGGAACAACGTTATCGTATCATCAGAGGAGTAGCATCCGCCCTTCTGTATCTGCACGAAGAATGGGACCAAGTTGTTCTTCACAGAGACGTGAAGGCTAGTAATGTTCTATTGGACGCTGATCTAAACGGAAGGCTAGGGGATTTCGGTCTTGCTAAATTATACGATCATGGAGAAAACCCAGAAACAACCCATGTGGTGGGGACAGTTGGGTACCTTGCACCAGAGCTTACTAGAACCGGAAAGGCAACGACTAGCACTGATGTGTTTGCCTTCGGTGCATTTATACTCGAAGTAGCTTGTGGAAGGAGGCCCATACAGCTACTACAGTCACCTGAAAAGGTGGTTTTGGTtgattgggttttcgaaaagtGGAAGGAGGGAGCGATTCTCGTGACAAGTGATCCTAGATTGGGAGGAGATTATTTGGAGGAGGAAATGGAGTTGGTTTTGAAATTAGGCCTGCTTTGCTCAAAGTTTAATGCAATGACAAGACCTAGCATGCGGCAAGTGATGCAATACCTCAATGGAGATGCCCTATTGCCGGAGCTAATTCATGATAGCACAGGTATTGGTACAATAGGTCTAGGTAATGAAGCATCTTCTGAATTTGTGATGTCATTTCCAACATCCACTGTGAAGTCTTCTACTGACTCCCTATCTGCCACAGAGTCAATTCTCAATAGCGGTAGGTAA
- the LOC131316496 gene encoding L-type lectin-domain containing receptor kinase SIT2-like isoform X1, whose translation MTSTPISVCFLILLYVCLNPLAMAVDENQFLYNGFSGTRIHLDGGAKIHSNGLLQLTNSSSQHQIGRAFYQLPVRFHTSSSTLNKDLSFSTHFVFAIVPKITNLSCCGMAFAISPSTDFTHAIGNQYFGLLNITNNGLPSNHLLAIELDTITNPEFNDTNDNHVGIDINSLISNVFATVTYYSNRERLNRSLELVSGSPMHVWIEYDGFENVLNVTLAPITSPKPDVSLLSTHINLSSILLDSMYVGFSASTALTTGNYYILGWSFNKSGKAQGLEISKLPSLPHQRKHGLGITGLGITMSVTIVVIGLAITIAGTFYVLRRKRYEEIHEDWEREYGPHRFSYKDLFKATRGFIDEELLGAGGFGKVYRGVLQSSKEQVAIKKVSHDSKQGMREFVAEIASMGRLSHRNLVQLLGYSRRKGELLLVYDYMPNGSLDKFLFSNEKPVLKWAQRYRIVRGVASALLYLHEEWDQVVLHRDVKASNVLLDADLNGRLGDFGLARLYDHGANPETTHVVGTVGYLAPELTRIGKATTSTDVFAFGAFILEVACGRRPIQQQQLPDEVILVDWVFEKWKEGAILETSDPRLGGDYLEEEMELVLKLGLLCSKSNAVTRPSMRQVMQYLDGDAPLPEIIHDSTSIGTTGLGNEAYSDFVMSFPPTIVKSSAPSVASTESILTSGR comes from the coding sequence ATGACTTCCACACCAATATCAGTTTGCTTTCTGATACTTTTATATGTTTGCTTGAATCCCCTAGCCATGGCTGTAGATGAAAACCAGTTCCTGTACAATGGCTTCAGTGGAACCCGTATTCACCTCGATGGGGGTGCAAAAATCCATTCCAATGGTCTTTTGCAGCTAACCAACAGTAGTTCACAGCATCAAATTGGTCGTGCTTTCTACCAGCTTCCGGTTAGATTTCATACATCTTCCTCCACGTTAAACAAAGATCTTTCATTTTCAACCCATTTTGTTTTTGCCATTGTTCCTAAGATAACAAATCTTAGTTGTTGTGGGATGGCCTTTGCGATCTCCCCATCCACGGACTTCACCCATGCCATAGGAAACCAGTATTTCGGGCTTCTCAATATTACTAACAATGGGCTCCCTTCCAACCACCTTTTGGCAATTGAGCTTGATACCATTACAAATCCTGAATTCAATGATACAAATGATAACCATGTTGGAATTGATATTAACAGCTTAATATCAAATGTATTTGCTACCGTCACTTATTACTCCAATAGGGAACGATTAAATCGCAGCTTGGAGCTTGTAAGTGGGAGTCCAATGCACGTTTGGATAGAGTATGACGGGTTTGAGAATGTACTCAATGTTACACTAGCTCCTATTACGAGCCCAAAACCAGATGTGTCTCTTCTGTCAACACACATCAATCTTTCTTCAATTCTGTTGGATTCCATGTATGTTGGTTTCTCCGCTTCTACAGCATTGACTACAGGGAACTACTATATTCTTGGTTGGAGCTTCAATAAAAGTGGAAAAGCACAGGGCCTCGAAATTTCAAAGCTTCCTTCACTTCCTCATCAAAGAAAACACGGTCTAGGAATTACAGGTCTAGGAATTACAATGTCAGTGACAATAGTAGTCATTGGGCTGGCTATCACAATTGCAGGGACATTTTACGTGTTGAGGAGGAAAAGGTATGAAGAAATACATGAAGATTGGGAGAGGGAATATGGCCCTCATAGGTTTTCCTATAAGGATCTCTTCAAAGCTACCAGAGGTTTCATAGACGAAGAGCTTCTTGGAGCGGGAGGTTTCGGAAAGGTTTATAGAGGAGTACTTCAATCTTCGAAGGAACAAGTGGCAATCAAGAAAGTATCCCATGATTCAAAACAAGGGATGAGGGAGTTTGTGGCTGAAATCGCTAGCATGGGAAGGCTAAGCCACAGGAACTTGGTGCAGCTCCTTGGCTATAGCCGGCGGAAGGGAGAGCTGCTCTTGGTCTATGATTATATGCCAAATGGAAGCCTTGACAAGTTCCTATTTAGCAATGAAAAACCTGTCCTCAAATGGGCACAACGTTATCGCATTGTCAGGGGAGTAGCATCCGCCCTTCTATATTTGCATGAAGAATGGGACCAAGTTGTTCTTCACAGAGACGTGAAGGCTAGTAATGTTCTATTGGATGCTGATCTAAACGGAAGGCTAGGGGATTTTGGTCTTGCTAGATTATATGATCATGGAGCAAACCCAGAAACAACCCATGTGGTGGGGACAGTTGGGTACCTTGCACCAGAGCTTACTAGAATCGGAAAGGCAACGACAAGCACTGATGTGTTTGCTTTCGGTGCATTCATTCTCGAAGTAGCTTGTGGAAGGAGGCCTATACAGCAACAACAGTTGCCTGACGAGGTGATTTTGGTTGATTGGGTTTTCGAGAAGTGGAAGGAGGGAGCGATTCTCGAGACAAGTGATCCTAGATTGGGAGGAGATTATTTGGAGGAGGAAATGGAGTTGGTTTTGAAACTAGGCCTGCTTTGCTCAAAGTCTAATGCAGTGACAAGACCTAGCATGCGGCAAGTGATGCAATACCTTGATGGAGATGCCCCATTGCCAGAGATAATTCACGATAGCACAAGCATTGGTACAACAGGTCTAGGTAATGAAGCATATTCTGATTTTGTTATGTCATTTCCTCCAACAATTGTGAAGTCTTCTGCTCCCTCGGTAGCTAGCACAGAGTCAATACTCACTAGCGGTCGGTAA